A window of Christiangramia forsetii KT0803 contains these coding sequences:
- the argS gene encoding arginine--tRNA ligase, giving the protein MNIEQILASKVNEAVKKHYEVEPENIEFQPTRKDFEGDITLVVFPMLKQLRTSPAQLAEKIGKYLEDEVEEVASFNVIQGFLNIVISDQYYINFFNDVKDREDFGILLPQSDASGIMVEYSSPNTNKPLHLGHIRNNLLGYSVSEILKAAGNEVYKVQVINDRGIHICKSMVAWQKFGNEETPQSTGLKGDKLVGNYYVKFDQEYKKEIAQLKEEGKSEEEAKAQAPIFVEAQEMLRKWEANDLEVVKLWSTMNQWVYDGFEKTYDALGVDFDKNYYESETYILGKDNIQKGLEDGVFYKKDDGSVWIDLSDEGLDEKIVLRSDGTAVYMTQDIGTAIQRFADFDINQMVYTVGNEQEYHFKVLFLILKKLGYDWADALYHLSYGMVDLPSGKMKSREGTVVDADDLIREMAETAKNISEELGKLDGYSETEKEELYRIIGLGALKYYILKVDPKKRILFNPEESVDFQGNTGPFIQYTYARIQSILRKAEFDTSAELSKEFSFHEKEKELIKQVQLFPETIALAAENHSPALIANYTYELVKSFNSFYQNVQILGIDDEAEKVFRVQLSGLVANVIKSGFKLLGIEVPERM; this is encoded by the coding sequence ATGAATATTGAACAAATTCTTGCATCAAAAGTAAACGAGGCCGTCAAGAAGCATTATGAGGTTGAACCTGAAAACATCGAATTTCAGCCTACCCGTAAAGATTTTGAAGGCGATATCACTTTGGTGGTTTTTCCGATGCTAAAACAGCTCAGAACCAGTCCTGCGCAATTAGCTGAAAAAATTGGGAAGTATCTGGAAGATGAGGTTGAAGAAGTTGCCAGTTTTAATGTAATTCAGGGTTTTCTGAATATCGTGATCAGTGACCAATATTACATCAATTTCTTTAATGATGTTAAGGATAGAGAAGATTTCGGGATTCTTTTGCCACAAAGCGACGCCAGCGGAATTATGGTGGAATATTCTTCACCTAATACCAATAAGCCGTTGCATCTTGGTCATATTAGAAACAACCTCTTAGGATATTCAGTTTCTGAAATTTTAAAAGCGGCCGGAAATGAAGTTTATAAGGTGCAGGTGATCAATGACCGTGGAATACATATTTGTAAATCTATGGTCGCCTGGCAGAAATTTGGAAATGAAGAAACTCCGCAATCTACCGGTCTAAAAGGCGATAAACTGGTTGGGAATTACTACGTAAAATTTGATCAGGAATATAAGAAGGAAATAGCTCAGCTAAAGGAAGAAGGAAAGAGCGAAGAGGAAGCAAAGGCTCAGGCTCCAATTTTTGTAGAAGCTCAGGAAATGCTGAGAAAATGGGAAGCGAACGATCTGGAAGTAGTGAAACTTTGGTCTACCATGAACCAATGGGTTTATGACGGATTCGAGAAAACCTATGATGCTCTCGGGGTCGATTTTGACAAGAATTATTACGAAAGCGAAACTTATATATTAGGTAAGGATAATATTCAGAAAGGCCTGGAAGACGGAGTTTTTTATAAAAAAGATGATGGAAGTGTCTGGATTGATCTTAGTGACGAGGGGCTGGATGAAAAGATCGTTCTAAGAAGTGACGGAACAGCGGTTTATATGACCCAGGATATTGGAACTGCCATTCAGAGATTTGCAGATTTTGATATCAACCAGATGGTATATACCGTTGGGAACGAACAGGAATATCATTTTAAAGTGCTTTTCCTTATTCTGAAAAAACTTGGTTACGATTGGGCAGATGCCTTGTATCACCTAAGTTACGGAATGGTGGATCTTCCTAGCGGGAAGATGAAAAGTCGTGAAGGTACGGTAGTTGATGCTGATGATCTTATTAGGGAAATGGCTGAAACTGCTAAAAATATTTCAGAGGAATTAGGGAAGCTTGATGGCTATTCTGAAACCGAAAAAGAAGAACTATACAGAATTATTGGGCTTGGAGCTTTGAAATATTACATTTTAAAGGTAGACCCTAAAAAACGAATCCTTTTTAATCCTGAAGAATCGGTCGATTTTCAGGGAAATACGGGGCCGTTTATTCAATATACTTATGCAAGGATCCAGTCAATTCTAAGAAAAGCTGAATTTGATACTTCAGCAGAGCTATCGAAAGAGTTTAGTTTTCATGAAAAAGAGAAAGAATTGATCAAGCAGGTTCAATTATTTCCAGAGACCATTGCTTTAGCGGCAGAAAATCATTCGCCTGCACTAATCGCTAATTACACCTATGAACTGGTGAAATCTTTCAATTCCTTTTATCAAAATGTTCAGATTTTGGGTATTGATGATGAAGCTGAAAAAGTTTTCAGAGTACAATTGTCAGGATTAGTAGCAAACGTTATAAAATCAGGGTTTAAGCTACTTGGGATCGAGGTTCCGGAGAGAATGTAA
- a CDS encoding MarC family protein: MELFIYIFAALFSVINPLGTVPIFVGLTKEDSKAERSKTSILTVINIFVILLISFFTGRYILNFFGISLDSLRIAGGLIITTSGFALLTGSFSKHKGMDKPKVKEDAFQRDGVSLTPLAIPMLAGPGSISFLIGLYQEYESWNDKLIAVMAIFSVCLATLLVLRSSHYIVNILGASGINAISRIIGFIVIAIGVEYISSSVINLLSSV; this comes from the coding sequence ATGGAGCTATTTATTTATATTTTCGCAGCACTCTTCTCGGTTATAAATCCGCTAGGAACGGTCCCGATCTTTGTTGGACTCACCAAAGAAGATTCAAAAGCCGAAAGATCAAAAACGTCCATTTTAACGGTGATCAATATCTTTGTTATTCTGCTTATTAGCTTTTTTACCGGCAGGTATATTCTAAATTTCTTCGGAATAAGTCTAGACTCCCTAAGAATCGCGGGCGGACTTATCATAACAACTTCGGGATTTGCCTTGCTTACAGGTTCTTTTTCAAAACATAAAGGAATGGATAAGCCAAAAGTAAAGGAAGATGCTTTTCAAAGGGATGGTGTTTCGCTTACACCGCTGGCAATCCCAATGCTTGCAGGACCTGGATCAATTTCATTTCTTATCGGACTTTACCAGGAATATGAATCATGGAATGATAAATTAATTGCTGTAATGGCAATTTTTAGTGTTTGCCTGGCAACTTTATTAGTGCTAAGAAGTTCGCATTATATTGTAAATATACTTGGAGCATCCGGAATCAACGCAATATCAAGGATTATCGGGTTTATTGTAATCGCTATTGGTGTGGAATATATAAGTTCATCTGTCATAAACTTATTAAGTAGTGTTTAA
- a CDS encoding SDR family oxidoreductase — protein MRILLTGANGYIGMRLLPQLLEQGHEVVCAVRNRSRFTSNEELKEKVEIVEIDFLKDSTAAEKIKNIDVAYYLIHSMTGSTKDFDKQEAQAAENFNKMMAETSVNQVIYLSGIINEEELSKHLKSRKAVEEILYKGNFNVTVLRAAIIVGSGSSSFEIIRDLCEKLPAMITPKWVKTKSQPIAIRNIIQYLTGVIGLEECYNESFDVGGPDVITYQEMMEQYAEVRGLKLWIVGVPFMSPKLSSYWLYFVTSTSYRLAQNLVDSMAIEVITKDTRLQEILNIELIQYKEAIKMAFHKIEQNEVISSWKDSLSSGRFRKELNKYVQIPKYGCLQDKKSIEVEDPEEALERVWAIGGLNGWYYGNWLWKVRGYMDKLFGGVGLRRGRTHPNRINAGDSLDFWRVLLADKEEKRLLLFAEMKVPGEAWLEFKIDEDNVLHQNATFRPKGLLGRAYWYSMYPFHYFIFEGMINRIAKGIKKD, from the coding sequence ATGCGCATATTACTTACCGGGGCCAATGGATACATAGGTATGAGGCTTTTGCCACAATTGCTTGAACAGGGACATGAAGTAGTTTGTGCAGTTCGAAACCGAAGCAGGTTTACCTCCAATGAAGAACTCAAAGAGAAAGTTGAAATTGTAGAAATAGATTTTCTTAAGGATTCAACAGCAGCGGAAAAGATTAAAAATATCGATGTTGCTTATTACCTCATCCATTCAATGACGGGTTCCACCAAAGATTTTGACAAACAGGAAGCCCAGGCTGCAGAGAATTTTAATAAAATGATGGCTGAAACTTCCGTAAATCAGGTGATCTACCTTAGCGGTATCATTAACGAAGAAGAGTTATCTAAACATTTAAAATCCAGAAAAGCTGTTGAAGAAATTCTTTACAAAGGAAATTTCAATGTCACCGTTTTAAGAGCGGCTATTATTGTAGGTTCAGGAAGTTCTTCGTTTGAGATCATTCGTGATCTTTGTGAAAAACTCCCCGCTATGATCACTCCAAAATGGGTGAAAACAAAATCCCAACCTATTGCTATCCGGAATATTATTCAGTATTTGACCGGAGTTATTGGTCTTGAAGAATGTTATAACGAATCTTTTGATGTTGGCGGTCCAGATGTTATCACCTATCAGGAAATGATGGAACAATATGCTGAAGTTCGAGGCTTAAAACTCTGGATCGTTGGAGTACCATTTATGTCCCCAAAACTAAGTTCCTACTGGTTGTATTTTGTAACCTCCACTTCTTACCGACTTGCGCAAAATCTTGTAGATAGTATGGCTATTGAAGTTATCACCAAAGATACACGTCTTCAGGAAATCCTTAATATTGAACTCATTCAGTATAAAGAAGCCATTAAAATGGCATTTCATAAAATTGAACAAAATGAGGTGATCTCCAGCTGGAAAGATTCCCTTAGTAGCGGGAGGTTCAGAAAAGAACTGAATAAGTATGTTCAGATTCCGAAATACGGGTGTCTGCAGGATAAAAAATCCATAGAAGTTGAAGATCCCGAGGAAGCCCTGGAAAGAGTATGGGCAATTGGTGGACTAAATGGTTGGTATTACGGAAACTGGCTTTGGAAAGTACGTGGTTACATGGATAAACTTTTTGGTGGAGTTGGCCTTCGCAGAGGGAGAACCCACCCAAACAGGATCAATGCCGGAGATTCACTTGATTTCTGGAGAGTTCTCCTGGCCGATAAAGAGGAAAAAAGATTACTGTTATTTGCTGAAATGAAAGTTCCCGGGGAAGCATGGCTGGAATTTAAAATAGATGAAGACAATGTACTTCACCAAAATGCTACTTTTAGACCTAAGGGTTTACTTGGGCGGGCTTACTGGTATTCTATGTATCCGTTTCATTATTTCATATTTGAGGGTATGATCAATAGAATTGCGAAGGGGATTAAAAAAGATTAG
- a CDS encoding BCCT family transporter produces the protein MKSNFNALFKNKVFLISAIILILSSILIFVFTNQFYNSIEELSLWVREYFGTFYLWLGLGCVIFLLIIAFSKFGRIRLGTSAPEFDRLSWIAMLYSAGMGAGILLRAVQEPVFMFLNNPIQTGETAEIISLEYTFYQWGFTAWAFYGLFALVIGYSIFVEKADVRLSSGFSEFKKIRLLPPAIDILTILTTVIGLVAAIGLGTTQIEGGLSHMESREPGSLLQNMALVFLICSLAFMSAWAGVNKGIKRISNWNIYVALLLMLFVFLTGDISEILLNFFNSLYHYIIDFIPLSLAIGDYDPGVKFLTDWTYYYWAFWLAWAPFTGIFIARISKGRTIREMILGVLLIPSLGSFFWFSVFGTSAFELIESWNSYNNEFGNVFTSMFVFFEAYPLPVITSIMVIVLLISFLVTSVDSAIFVLSMFTDKGNPEPKRKYRLLWAVLILIFCEAIIVLGQVKPDADVLTAMQKFLIISSLPFAILSVIIILLFSIKLFRRRSEKI, from the coding sequence TTGAAGTCAAATTTCAACGCACTATTTAAGAATAAAGTCTTTTTGATCTCTGCGATCATTCTTATTCTTAGCTCTATCCTCATTTTCGTATTTACGAATCAGTTTTATAATAGCATCGAAGAACTCTCCCTTTGGGTAAGGGAATACTTCGGAACTTTTTATCTCTGGCTGGGATTAGGCTGTGTTATTTTCCTTCTCATTATTGCATTCTCTAAATTCGGAAGAATAAGACTGGGCACTTCTGCGCCAGAATTCGATAGATTATCATGGATCGCAATGCTTTATTCTGCAGGAATGGGAGCCGGTATTCTTCTAAGAGCAGTACAGGAGCCAGTATTCATGTTTCTAAACAATCCCATTCAAACCGGAGAAACTGCGGAAATTATTTCTTTAGAGTACACCTTTTATCAGTGGGGATTTACAGCCTGGGCATTTTACGGGCTTTTTGCACTCGTTATTGGCTATTCCATTTTTGTAGAGAAGGCAGATGTGAGATTGAGTTCTGGATTTTCAGAATTTAAGAAAATTCGGCTACTACCGCCAGCTATTGATATTCTCACCATACTAACGACGGTAATCGGACTTGTGGCGGCGATTGGTTTAGGGACTACCCAAATTGAAGGTGGATTGAGTCATATGGAATCCAGAGAACCAGGTTCATTATTGCAAAATATGGCACTGGTATTTCTTATTTGTTCCCTAGCCTTCATGTCTGCATGGGCTGGAGTAAACAAAGGCATAAAAAGAATTTCCAACTGGAATATTTATGTAGCGCTCTTACTAATGCTTTTTGTGTTTTTAACCGGGGATATTTCTGAAATATTACTGAATTTCTTCAATTCCCTCTATCATTATATTATTGATTTTATTCCTCTAAGTCTGGCAATAGGAGACTACGATCCCGGAGTGAAGTTTCTTACTGACTGGACCTATTATTACTGGGCATTCTGGTTAGCCTGGGCCCCTTTTACAGGAATATTTATCGCTCGTATTTCAAAAGGAAGAACCATCCGTGAGATGATATTGGGCGTTTTACTCATCCCTTCTTTAGGAAGTTTTTTCTGGTTTAGCGTTTTTGGCACCTCGGCATTTGAGTTAATTGAAAGCTGGAATTCTTATAACAATGAATTTGGAAATGTCTTCACCTCCATGTTCGTGTTTTTTGAGGCTTATCCTTTACCTGTTATTACAAGTATTATGGTGATCGTTTTACTTATCAGTTTTCTGGTTACTTCGGTGGATTCTGCAATCTTCGTTCTAAGTATGTTTACCGATAAAGGTAATCCTGAACCGAAAAGAAAATACCGCCTTCTCTGGGCGGTATTGATCCTTATATTTTGTGAAGCGATTATTGTTCTAGGTCAGGTTAAACCTGATGCTGATGTTTTAACCGCTATGCAGAAATTCTTAATTATAAGCTCTTTGCCGTTTGCTATTTTAAGCGTGATAATTATCCTGCTTTTCAGCATTAAACTTTTTAGAAGAAGATCAGAAAAAATCTAA
- the ctlX gene encoding citrulline utilization hydrolase CtlX produces MKQITDTILMVRPVGFRMNEQTAVNNYFQTEIEGDDINELATQEFDIFVEKLRSVGVNVVVVNDVPEDDTPDSIFPNNWVSFHEDGKIALYPMFAENRRKERRLQYFAELEDAGLKIKEIVDYTIAEEDDVFLEGTGSLILDREHQKAYCAISPRADEDLLIEFCEDFEFTPVIFNAYQSVENKRLPIYHTNVMMCVAEEFAVICLDTIDDKKERKNVVKHLKMDNKEIISISEEQMHEFAGNMLQVQGSEKKYLVMSARAHRSLTDDQISRIEKHCEILSSEIQTIETCGGGSARCMMAEVFLPEA; encoded by the coding sequence ATGAAGCAGATTACAGATACGATATTGATGGTAAGACCGGTTGGTTTTAGAATGAATGAACAAACCGCGGTAAATAATTATTTCCAGACCGAAATTGAAGGAGATGACATAAATGAGCTGGCCACACAGGAGTTCGATATTTTTGTGGAGAAACTAAGATCGGTTGGAGTAAATGTGGTGGTAGTAAATGATGTTCCTGAAGATGATACACCAGATTCAATATTTCCAAATAATTGGGTCTCTTTTCATGAAGACGGAAAAATTGCGCTATATCCAATGTTTGCTGAAAATAGAAGAAAAGAACGCCGACTTCAATATTTTGCTGAACTGGAAGATGCAGGCTTAAAAATTAAGGAAATTGTAGATTATACAATTGCAGAAGAAGATGATGTTTTTTTAGAAGGAACAGGGAGTCTTATTTTAGATAGAGAACATCAAAAGGCTTACTGTGCTATTTCTCCAAGAGCAGATGAAGATTTATTGATCGAATTTTGTGAGGATTTTGAATTTACACCGGTTATTTTCAATGCATATCAAAGTGTTGAAAATAAAAGGCTTCCTATTTATCATACCAATGTCATGATGTGCGTCGCCGAAGAATTTGCGGTTATTTGTTTGGATACTATAGATGATAAAAAGGAACGTAAGAATGTTGTAAAGCATCTTAAAATGGATAACAAGGAGATTATTTCCATCAGTGAAGAGCAGATGCATGAGTTTGCCGGGAATATGCTTCAGGTTCAGGGTTCAGAAAAGAAATATCTTGTGATGAGCGCCAGAGCTCACAGAAGTCTTACTGATGATCAGATTTCAAGAATTGAGAAACATTGCGAAATTTTAAGTTCTGAAATTCAAACGATAGAAACCTGCGGTGGCGGTAGTGCAAGATGCATGATGGCCGAGGTGTTCCTGCCAGAAGCTTAG
- a CDS encoding dimethylarginine dimethylaminohydrolase family protein: MKLHISNETSRLRTVVLGTAESNGPIPTLEEAYDPKSQEHIKAGTYPEEEDMIKEMEAVAAVFEKYEVEVFRPKVIENYNQIFTRDIAFVIDDKFIKSNILPDRDQEIDAIEHVLKKIDPAKIITLPEEAHIEGGDVMPYGDYIFVGTYKGKDYKDFITARTNWQAVEALEKIFPEKKVVSFSLKKSNTIAKDNALHLDCCFQPVGKNKAILYKGGFLIEEEYEWLINFFGRDNVYEITRDEMYQMNSNIFSISEDVVISEKGFTRLNSWLREQGITVEEVPYAEISKQEGLLRCSTLPLIRD; encoded by the coding sequence ATGAAATTGCATATAAGCAACGAAACTTCAAGACTTAGAACTGTGGTGCTGGGAACAGCCGAAAGTAATGGTCCTATTCCTACATTAGAAGAGGCATACGATCCAAAGTCTCAAGAGCATATTAAGGCCGGGACCTATCCTGAAGAAGAAGATATGATTAAAGAAATGGAAGCGGTGGCTGCTGTTTTTGAAAAATATGAAGTTGAGGTATTCAGACCTAAGGTAATTGAGAATTATAATCAGATCTTTACTCGCGATATCGCGTTTGTGATAGATGATAAGTTTATAAAATCAAATATACTTCCAGACCGTGATCAGGAGATTGATGCTATTGAACATGTTCTTAAAAAAATAGATCCTGCCAAGATTATCACCTTGCCTGAAGAAGCACATATTGAAGGTGGTGATGTAATGCCTTACGGGGATTATATTTTTGTTGGCACCTACAAAGGAAAAGATTATAAAGATTTTATAACCGCCAGAACTAACTGGCAGGCAGTAGAAGCTTTAGAAAAGATCTTTCCCGAAAAGAAGGTTGTTTCCTTTAGCCTGAAAAAATCTAATACCATAGCAAAAGATAATGCGTTGCACCTGGATTGTTGTTTTCAACCTGTAGGAAAAAATAAGGCTATCCTATATAAAGGTGGTTTTTTAATTGAAGAGGAATATGAATGGCTTATAAATTTCTTCGGAAGAGATAATGTGTACGAGATCACTCGTGATGAAATGTACCAGATGAATTCTAATATTTTCTCAATTTCTGAAGATGTGGTAATTTCTGAAAAAGGATTTACCAGATTAAATTCATGGCTTAGAGAACAGGGAATCACTGTTGAAGAAGTGCCTTACGCTGAAATTTCCAAACAGGAAGGTTTATTACGATGTTCTACTTTACCTTTAATTAGGGATTAA
- a CDS encoding citrate synthase, translated as MSKTATLEFDGKKYEFPVTKGTEDEIGVDIKQLRGEAGIITLDPGFKNTGSCESAITFLDGEKGILRYRGYAIEDLAEKADFLEVVYLLIFGELPNKQQLEKFTTDIKEQSHVDEEMKKILDGFPKSAHPMGVLSSLTSALIAFNPSSVDVSSEEEMYKAIVKILGKFPVLAAWTLRKKNSLPLNYGDESLGYVENLHKMMFEKPNKTYSVDKTVIDALDKLLILHADHEQNCSTSTVRMVGSSHAGLFASLSAGISALWGPLHGGANQAVIEMLEKIKEDGGDTHKFMQKAKDKEDPFRLMGFGHRVYKNFDPRAKIIKKSADEVLSQLGVEDPVLDIAKGLEKEALEDDYFVKRKLYPNVDFYSGIIYRALGIPVEMFTVMFALGRLPGWIAQWREMRLKKEPIGRPRQIYIGENHRDFKPLGNR; from the coding sequence ATGTCTAAAACAGCGACACTCGAATTTGACGGAAAAAAATATGAGTTTCCCGTTACTAAGGGAACCGAAGATGAAATAGGCGTAGATATTAAACAACTACGTGGAGAAGCAGGAATCATAACTTTAGACCCAGGATTTAAAAATACTGGAAGCTGTGAGAGTGCTATCACATTTTTGGACGGTGAGAAAGGTATTTTAAGATATCGTGGTTATGCAATTGAAGATCTTGCAGAAAAAGCTGATTTTCTTGAAGTGGTATATCTATTGATTTTCGGAGAATTACCAAATAAGCAACAACTTGAGAAGTTTACTACAGATATTAAAGAACAATCTCATGTAGATGAGGAAATGAAGAAGATCCTTGATGGATTTCCGAAATCAGCACATCCAATGGGAGTTCTTTCATCGTTAACAAGTGCTTTGATCGCTTTTAACCCATCTTCAGTAGATGTTTCTTCAGAAGAAGAGATGTATAAGGCAATCGTTAAGATTCTCGGGAAATTCCCGGTACTTGCTGCTTGGACGTTGAGAAAGAAAAATAGCCTTCCGCTTAATTATGGTGATGAGTCTCTTGGTTATGTAGAGAATCTGCATAAAATGATGTTCGAAAAACCAAATAAAACCTATAGCGTAGATAAAACTGTGATTGATGCTTTAGATAAATTATTGATTCTTCATGCAGATCATGAGCAGAATTGTTCTACGTCAACGGTAAGAATGGTAGGTTCTTCTCATGCTGGATTATTTGCATCACTTTCTGCAGGTATTTCTGCGCTTTGGGGGCCACTTCACGGTGGAGCTAACCAGGCAGTAATTGAAATGCTTGAAAAAATTAAGGAAGATGGTGGAGATACTCACAAGTTCATGCAGAAGGCGAAGGATAAAGAAGATCCTTTCCGTTTAATGGGCTTTGGTCACCGTGTTTACAAAAACTTTGACCCTAGAGCTAAGATCATTAAGAAATCTGCTGATGAAGTTCTTAGTCAGTTAGGAGTTGAAGACCCTGTGCTTGATATTGCAAAGGGATTGGAGAAAGAAGCATTAGAAGATGATTATTTCGTAAAAAGGAAATTATATCCAAACGTAGATTTCTATTCGGGAATTATCTATCGTGCACTGGGAATTCCTGTAGAAATGTTCACGGTAATGTTTGCATTAGGTAGACTTCCGGGCTGGATCGCTCAATGGAGAGAAATGAGATTAAAAAAGGAACCAATCGGTCGTCCACGTCAGATTTATATTGGTGAAAATCACAGAGATTTTAAGCCACTTGGAAATAGATAA